One Paroedura picta isolate Pp20150507F chromosome 16, Ppicta_v3.0, whole genome shotgun sequence genomic region harbors:
- the LOC143825474 gene encoding olfactory receptor 10A7-like, which yields MLTGKERILQNRTKLSEFILLGLSNEANLQSTLFFTFLVIYTITLAGNIIIILLTLVDPALHTPMYFFLRNLSFLEICYTSVNVPKMLENLLSGNKTISFLGCAVQTYFTFFLGGSECFLLASMAYDRYVAICKPLHYPVLMSRKVCLGLAVASWLSGFFMSFGHTSMVFTMSFCGSNEINHFFCDIPPLLKLACGDTSRTEMAVFVVAMIFVTLPFILILMSYTGIIVTILGISSSEGRKKTFSTCSSHLIVVTLFYGSACIMYLKPNSTYSPNSDKYLSLFYTVVSPLLNPIIYSFRNKEVKGALRRIWERKPFR from the coding sequence atgttGACAGGGAAAGAAAGGATACTACAGAATAGAACAAAACTCTCTGAATTCATCCTTCTAGGTCTTTCGAATGAAGCCAACTTACAAAGTACATTGTTCTTTACATTTCTGGTCATCTATACCATTACCCTGGCAGGAAATATCATCATCATTCTCCTCACATTAGTTGATCCTGCCCTTCACacacccatgtatttcttcctgaGGAATCTATCCTTCTTGGAGATCTGTTATACATCAGTCAATGTTCCCAAGATGCTTGAGAATCTTCTGTCTGGGAACAAGACCATTTCCTTCCTAGGATGTGCTGTGCAGACCTATTTTACATTCTTTCTCGGTGGCTCAGAGTGTTTCCTGTTGGCCTCAATGGCCTACGATCGTTATGTTGCCATTTGTAAGCCTCTCCACTACCCTGTCCTCATGAGCAGGAAAGTGTGCCTGGGTCTAGCTGTGGCATCTTGGTTAAGTGGCTTTTTTATGTCCTTTGGTCACACCAGCATGGTGTTTACCATGTCCTTTTGTGGTTCCAATGAGATAAACCACTTCTTTTGTGACATCCCCCCACTGCTGAAATTGGCTTGCGGGGACACATCCAGGACTGAAATGGCTGTGTTTGTAGTGGCTATGATTTTTGTGACTCTTCCTTTCATCCTAATCTTAATGTCTTATACTGGTATTATTGTCACCATTCTGGGGATTTCTTCTTCTGAGGGCCGGAAAAAGACCTTCTCCACTTGCTCTTCACACCTCATTGTGGTGACTTTATTTTATGGTTCCGCTTGCATTATGTACTTGAAGCCCAATTCCACTTATTCACCCAACAGCGACAAATATTTGTCTCTTTTCTACACCGTTGTTAGCCCCTTACTGAACCCTATCATATATAGCTTTCGTAATAAAGAAGTTAAAGGTGCCCTTAGGAGAATTTGGGAGAGAAAACCTTTTAGATGA
- the LOC143825473 gene encoding olfactory receptor 10A7-like, translated as MLVLNSEMNSIREFKLINHTLRPDFIFIRFSNNSGIQIVLCMGFFTMYSLTLLGNGLIIILTLLDSALHTPMYFFLRNLSFLEICYTTVTLPKMLANFASEVKSISFAGCAAQMYFLLSLGTVECYLLAVMAYDRYAAICCPLRYPVIMNQKACAQMAVTSWLCGMLMPLGNVVWIFTLPYCGPNKINHFFCDIPPVLKLACADTTKNEMSILALSVLITLSPFLLVLVSYIRIIFTVLKIPSAEGKRKASSTCSSHLIVVTLFYCSASAMYLHPKSRHAENIDRLVALFYSIITPMLNPMIYSLRNKEFKDALERSCLKLNPSKKEVLWLGGRGVDQEA; from the exons ATGCTTGTCCTCAACTCAGAG ATGAATTCTATCAGAGAGTTTAAACTGATAAACCATACCCTACGACCTGACTTCATTTTCATCAGATTCTCCAATAATTCTGGAATACAAATAGTACTCTGCATGGGATTCTTCACTATGTATAGCCTCACTCTTTTGGGAAATGGCCTCATTATCATCCTTACTTTGCTTGATTCAGCCCTTCATACTCCCATGTATTTTTTCCTGAGGAACCTGTCCTTCCTTGAGATTTGCTACACTACAGTAACCCTCCCCAAAATGCTGGCCAACTTTGCATCTGAAGTCAAGAGCATCTCCTTTGCTGGCTGTGCTGCCCAGATGtattttctcctctcccttggTACCGTGGAGTGCTATCTGCTGGCCGTCATGGCATATGACCGCTACGCGGCTATCTGTTGCCCATTGCGTTACCCAGTCATCATGAACCAAAAAGCTTGTGCTCAGATGGCAGTCACATCTTGGCTCTGTGGAATGTTGATGCCCCTCGGCAATGTGGTTTGGATCTTTACGCTGCCCTACTGTGGCCCCAACAAAATCAATCACTTCTTCTGTGATATACCACCAGTGCTGAAGTTGGCTTGTGCTGACACCACCAAGAATGAAATGTCAATTCTTGCTTTAAGTGTTCTCATCACGTTATCGCCATTCCTACTCGTCTTGGTTTCCTACATTCGCATAATCTTCACAGTACTTAAAATTCCATCGGCAGAAGGTAAACGCAAAGCTTCCTCCACCTGCTCATCCCATCTCATtgtggtcaccttattctattgCTCGGCCAGTGCCATGTACTTGCATCCCAAATCCCGCCACGCTGAGAATATAGATCGGCTGGTTGCTCTCTTTTATTCCATAATTACTCCCATGTTGAATCCCATGATTTATAGTCTGAGGAACAAAGAATTCAAAGATGC gcttgagcggagctgcctgaaactcaacccctccaagaaagaggtcctgtggctaggaggtAGGGGGGTGGATCAGGAAGCATGA
- the LOC143825116 gene encoding olfactory receptor 10A7-like, whose product MFTEKGRILQNRTKLSEFILLGLSNEPNLQSTLFFTFLVIYIITLAGNFIIILLTLINPALHTPMYFFLRNLSFLEICYTSVNVPKMLENLLSGNKTISFLGCAVQTYFTFFLGGSECFLLASMAYDRYVAICKPLHYPVLMSRKVCLGLAVASWLSGFLMSFGHTSMVFTMSFCGSNEINHFFCDIPPLLKLACGDTSRNEIAVFVMTMIFVALPFILILMSYTGIIVTILGISSSEGRKKTFSTCTSHLIVVTLFYGSACIMYLKPNSTYSPNSDKYLSLFYTIVSPLLNPIIYSFRNKEVKGALKRIWERKPFR is encoded by the coding sequence ATGTTCACAGAGAAAGGACGGATACTACAGAATAGAACAAAACTCTCTGAATTCATCCTTCTGGGTCTTTCGAATGAACCCAACTTACAAAGTACATTATTCTTTACATTTCTGGTCATCTATATCATTACCCTGGCAGGAAATTTCATCATCATTCTCCTCACATTGATTAATCCTGCCCTTCACacacccatgtatttcttcctgaGGAATCTATCCTTCTTGGAGATCTGTTATACATCAGTCAATGTTCCCAAGATGCTTGAGAATCTTCTGTCTGGGAACAAGACCATTTCCTTCCTAGGATGTGCTGTGCAGACCTATTTTACATTCTTTCTTGGTGGCTCAGAGTGTTTCCTGTTGGCCTCAATGGCCTACGATCGTTATGTTGCCATTTGTAAGCCTCTCCACTACCCTGTCCTCATGAGCAGGAAAGTGTGCCTGGGTCTAGCTGTGGCATCTTGGTTAAGTGGCTTTTTAATGTCCTTTGGtcataccagtatggtatttacCATGTCCTTTTGTGGTTCCAATGAGATAAACCACTTCTTTTGTGACATCCCCCCACTGCTGAAATTGGCTTGTGGGGACACTTCTAGGAATGAAATTGCTGTGTTTGTAATGACTATGATTTTTGTGGCTCTTCCTTTCATCCTAATCTTAATGTCTTATACTGGTATTATTGTCACCATTCTGGGGATTTCTTCTTCTGAGGGCCGTAAAAAGACCTTCTCCACTTGCACATCACACCTCATTGTGGTGACTTTATTCTATGGTTCCGCTTGCATTATGTACTTGAAGCCCAATTCCACTTATTCACCCAACAGCGACAAATATTTGTCTCTTTTCTACACCATTGTTAGCCCCTTACTGAACCCTATCATTTATAGCTTTCGTAATAAAGAAGTTAAAGGTGCCCTTAAGAGAATTTGGGAGAGAAAACCTTTTAGATGA